One genomic segment of Novisyntrophococcus fermenticellae includes these proteins:
- a CDS encoding ribonucleoside-diphosphate reductase subunit alpha → MDIVKRDGGYEKFCIDKIRHAVKAAFFSVGTETEEKEYDRLMEKVKEKIMDIRSTGREVQVEMIQDQVEQLLMAEDYYKEVKSYILYRETRSRMRAARNEIENYFRELPVLGQVLKKIQKDFKDEVYNLEHLKTKFLAFYKPDMDTDEKLSILIKAAVELTTQEASRWEFIAGRLLFAQFELKLRKEEENRNIHDLYEKICYLTQEGLYGSYILKHYTKEEVHLFETYIDHSRNELLNYSGLELLIKRYVIHSHSNVALEGVQEMYLGIAMHLAMLEKNNRNEWVKKFYDMLSKLQVTMATPTLSNARKPYQQLSSCFIDTVPDSLDGIYRSIDNFAKVSKFGGGMGMYFGKVRASGSSIRGFEGAAGGVIRWIKLANDTAVAVDQLGMRQGAVAVYLDAWHKDLPEFLNLRTNNGDDRMKAHDVFPAVCYPDYFWRMAKDNIEGDWYLMCPHEIQTIKGYALEDSFGEEWEQKYMECVHDGRISKRVIAIKELIRLIIKSAVETGTPFTFNRDHVNRANPNSHKGVIYCSNLCTEIAQNMSAIEAVDQRIETVNGETVVVTVTKPGDFVVCNLASLSLGNIDVENTQEILDITRNVVRALDNVIDLNFFPLPYARINNQKYRPIGLGVSGYHHMLAKHKIKWESEEHLAFADRVFEDINYAAITASKEIAEEKGSYEYFKDSEWETGIYFEKRDYNSDRWMKLKADVKEKGLRNGYLIAIAPTSSTSILAGTTAGLDPVMNRYFLEEKKNGLIPRVAPDLSAETFWYYKNAHYIDQMWSVRANGVRQRHIDQAQSMNLYITNNYTFRGILNLYIKAWEEKVKTIYYIRSKSLEVDECEVCSS, encoded by the coding sequence ATGGATATTGTAAAAAGAGATGGGGGTTATGAGAAGTTTTGTATTGATAAGATCAGGCATGCAGTAAAGGCTGCTTTTTTCAGTGTCGGTACAGAGACAGAGGAAAAGGAATATGATCGGCTGATGGAAAAAGTCAAAGAGAAGATTATGGACATACGATCTACCGGAAGAGAAGTACAGGTGGAGATGATTCAGGATCAGGTGGAACAGCTGCTTATGGCAGAGGATTATTATAAAGAAGTAAAAAGCTATATTTTATATCGGGAAACCAGGAGCAGGATGCGGGCCGCGAGAAATGAGATTGAGAATTATTTCAGGGAATTGCCTGTGCTTGGGCAGGTGCTTAAAAAAATACAGAAAGATTTCAAAGATGAGGTGTATAATCTGGAACATCTGAAAACAAAATTTCTGGCTTTCTATAAACCGGATATGGATACAGATGAGAAATTATCCATATTGATTAAGGCAGCGGTGGAGCTGACAACACAGGAGGCGTCCAGATGGGAGTTCATAGCGGGCAGGCTTCTTTTTGCCCAATTTGAATTAAAGTTGAGAAAAGAAGAGGAGAACAGGAATATTCATGATTTGTATGAGAAAATCTGTTATCTGACACAGGAAGGTTTATATGGGAGCTATATTCTAAAGCATTATACAAAAGAAGAAGTTCATCTTTTTGAAACCTATATTGACCATTCACGAAATGAATTATTGAATTATTCCGGATTGGAGTTGCTGATTAAGCGTTATGTCATCCATTCACATTCCAACGTGGCCCTAGAAGGTGTTCAGGAAATGTATCTGGGAATTGCCATGCATCTGGCGATGCTGGAGAAAAATAACAGGAATGAGTGGGTGAAAAAATTTTACGATATGCTGAGTAAGCTGCAGGTGACCATGGCTACGCCTACCTTATCGAATGCCAGGAAGCCCTATCAGCAGTTGTCCTCTTGTTTTATTGATACTGTGCCGGATAGTCTGGACGGAATTTACAGAAGTATTGATAATTTTGCAAAGGTAAGTAAATTCGGCGGCGGAATGGGCATGTATTTTGGGAAAGTACGGGCCAGCGGCAGCAGTATCCGCGGATTTGAAGGGGCGGCGGGCGGTGTGATTCGCTGGATTAAACTGGCCAATGATACGGCGGTTGCAGTAGATCAGCTGGGCATGCGACAAGGGGCTGTGGCTGTTTACCTGGATGCCTGGCATAAGGATCTTCCCGAGTTTTTAAATCTCCGCACCAATAACGGGGATGACAGGATGAAGGCCCATGATGTGTTTCCGGCTGTTTGCTATCCCGATTATTTTTGGAGAATGGCCAAAGATAATATAGAAGGAGACTGGTATCTGATGTGTCCTCATGAAATTCAAACGATAAAGGGATATGCGTTGGAAGACAGCTTTGGTGAAGAATGGGAACAAAAATATATGGAATGCGTACATGACGGCCGCATCAGTAAGAGGGTAATTGCCATAAAAGAGCTGATTCGCCTTATTATTAAGAGTGCGGTAGAGACAGGCACCCCATTTACATTTAACAGGGACCATGTAAACCGGGCAAATCCCAACAGCCATAAGGGAGTGATTTACTGCAGCAATCTCTGTACGGAAATTGCACAGAATATGAGTGCAATCGAAGCGGTAGATCAAAGGATTGAAACTGTAAATGGTGAAACTGTGGTAGTGACGGTCACAAAGCCGGGGGATTTCGTTGTGTGTAATCTGGCAAGTCTGTCTCTTGGGAATATTGATGTTGAGAATACACAGGAGATCCTGGACATCACGAGAAATGTGGTAAGAGCGCTTGACAATGTCATTGACCTGAATTTTTTCCCGCTTCCTTATGCAAGGATTAATAATCAAAAATATCGTCCGATTGGGCTAGGGGTCAGCGGATACCATCATATGCTGGCAAAACATAAAATCAAGTGGGAGAGTGAAGAGCATCTGGCATTTGCAGACCGTGTGTTTGAAGACATCAATTATGCAGCTATCACTGCCAGCAAGGAAATTGCAGAGGAAAAAGGCTCTTATGAATATTTTAAAGACAGCGAATGGGAGACGGGTATTTATTTTGAAAAGAGGGATTATAACTCTGACAGGTGGATGAAACTTAAAGCGGATGTGAAAGAAAAGGGACTCAGAAACGGATATCTTATCGCAATTGCCCCCACAAGCAGCACCAGCATTCTGGCCGGAACTACAGCAGGATTGGATCCGGTCATGAACCGTTACTTTCTGGAGGAGAAGAAAAACGGTTTAATTCCAAGAGTGGCACCGGACTTGTCCGCCGAGACCTTCTGGTATTATAAGAATGCACACTATATAGACCAGATGTGGTCTGTGAGGGCAAATGGAGTCCGTCAGAGACATATCGACCAGGCGCAGAGCATGAACCTGTATATAACCAATAATTATACATTTCGGGGAATTTTGAACCTGTATATTAAAGCATGGGAAGAGAAAGTCAAAACAATCTACTACATCCGTTCAAAAAGCCTGGAAGTGGATGAATGTGAAGTTTGTTCGTCCTGA
- the rplK gene encoding 50S ribosomal protein L11 translates to MAKKVTGYIKLQIPAGKATPAPPVGPALGQHGVNIVQFTKEFNARTADKGDVIIPVVITVYADRSFSFVTKTPPAAVLLKKACNLKSGSGVPNKNKVATISKDKVREIAEMKMPDLNAASIEAAMSMIAGTARSMGIIVEE, encoded by the coding sequence ATGGCAAAGAAAGTAACAGGATATATCAAACTGCAGATCCCTGCTGGTAAAGCTACACCAGCCCCCCCGGTTGGACCGGCTCTTGGTCAGCATGGTGTTAATATCGTACAGTTTACAAAGGAGTTCAATGCCAGAACTGCTGATAAGGGAGATGTAATCATCCCTGTTGTAATCACTGTATATGCAGACAGAAGTTTCAGCTTTGTAACCAAAACTCCTCCGGCAGCTGTATTGCTGAAGAAAGCATGCAACCTGAAATCTGGTTCAGGTGTTCCGAATAAGAATAAGGTTGCTACAATCTCTAAAGATAAAGTCCGTGAGATTGCAGAGATGAAGATGCCCGACTTAAATGCAGCATCCATTGAAGCAGCTATGAGCATGATTGCCGGAACAGCAAGAAGTATGGGTATCATTGTAGAAGAATAA
- the nusG gene encoding transcription termination/antitermination protein NusG gives MSNTNWYVVHTYSGYENKVKANIEKTIENRHLEDQILEVRVPMEEVVEVKNGTRKQVQRKMFPGYVLLNMIMNDDTWYVVRNTRGVTGFVGPGSKPVPLTDTEMEALGLSDEGKPADVIIDLEVGDGVVVTGGAWEDTTGVIQSINKAKQVVTINVELFGRETPVEISFAEVKKL, from the coding sequence ATGTCAAATACAAATTGGTATGTAGTCCATACTTATTCGGGCTATGAAAACAAAGTAAAGGCCAACATCGAAAAGACAATTGAAAACAGACATCTAGAGGACCAGATTCTCGAAGTACGTGTTCCTATGGAAGAAGTTGTTGAAGTCAAGAACGGAACCAGAAAACAGGTACAGAGAAAAATGTTTCCCGGCTATGTTCTTTTAAACATGATCATGAATGATGATACCTGGTACGTCGTAAGGAATACGCGAGGTGTGACTGGATTTGTGGGACCGGGATCCAAACCGGTGCCGCTGACCGATACTGAGATGGAAGCACTGGGACTTTCTGATGAAGGAAAGCCTGCGGATGTGATCATCGATCTGGAGGTAGGTGACGGAGTTGTAGTAACGGGCGGAGCCTGGGAAGACACAACCGGAGTAATCCAGAGCATTAACAAGGCAAAGCAGGTTGTCACCATCAATGTTGAGCTGTTCGGCCGCGAAACGCCGGTAGAAATCAGTTTCGCAGAAGTTAAAAAACTGTAA
- a CDS encoding ribonucleotide-diphosphate reductase subunit beta, whose amino-acid sequence MEQLKKKRLFNPQGDIDVVNRRMIRGNTTNLNDFNNMKYPWVSDWYRQAMNNFWVPEEINLGMDLKEYPGLPVPERRAYDKILSFLIFLDSLQSANLPTLGEYITANEINLCLAIQTFQETIHSQSYSYMLDTICEPAQRNKVLYEWKNDEHLLKRNTFIGDIYNAFQEEQSPENMMKTIMGNYILEGIYFFSGFMFFYNLGRNNRMPGSVQEIRYINRDENTHLRLFQNIIMELKKEEPQLFTSGKMDEYREMIREGCEQEIHWGHYVIGNDIQGLTQNMVTDYIQYLGNLRCANLGFEPIYEGHETEPESMSWVSQFSNANMIKTDFFEARSTAYAKSSALVDDL is encoded by the coding sequence ATGGAGCAGCTAAAGAAGAAGCGATTGTTTAATCCTCAAGGAGATATTGATGTAGTTAACAGGCGTATGATAAGGGGAAATACCACGAACCTGAATGACTTTAATAATATGAAATATCCGTGGGTCAGTGACTGGTACAGGCAGGCGATGAACAACTTCTGGGTGCCGGAAGAGATTAACCTGGGCATGGATTTAAAAGAATATCCGGGTTTGCCGGTGCCTGAGCGGAGGGCATATGATAAAATCTTGTCATTCCTGATTTTTCTGGATAGTCTTCAATCTGCAAATCTGCCGACTTTGGGAGAATATATTACGGCAAATGAAATCAACCTTTGCCTGGCTATTCAGACCTTTCAGGAAACGATACACAGCCAGAGCTACAGCTATATGCTGGATACAATCTGCGAGCCGGCACAAAGAAACAAGGTACTTTACGAATGGAAGAATGATGAACATCTTTTGAAGCGGAATACATTTATCGGAGATATATATAATGCGTTCCAGGAGGAGCAGTCACCAGAAAATATGATGAAGACAATCATGGGAAACTATATTCTCGAAGGGATTTACTTTTTCAGCGGATTTATGTTCTTTTATAACCTGGGGAGAAATAACAGGATGCCGGGGTCCGTGCAGGAAATCCGCTATATCAACCGGGATGAGAATACGCATCTGCGCCTGTTCCAGAATATTATTATGGAGCTTAAGAAGGAAGAACCGCAGCTTTTTACCTCCGGGAAAATGGACGAATACAGGGAGATGATTAGAGAAGGCTGTGAGCAGGAAATCCACTGGGGACATTATGTAATCGGAAATGATATCCAGGGGCTGACACAGAACATGGTGACAGATTATATTCAATATCTGGGAAATCTGCGCTGCGCAAATCTTGGCTTTGAACCGATTTATGAAGGGCATGAGACGGAGCCTGAAAGCATGTCCTGGGTGAGCCAGTTCAGCAATGCCAACATGATTAAAACCGATTTCTTTGAAGCACGCAGCACTGCGTATGCAAAAAGCAGTGCGTTGGTGGATGATCTATAA
- a CDS encoding UvrB/UvrC motif-containing protein, translating to MKCQHCHEHEATLSFVVNWMGIEQEVHICESCAEKWRQQYMTAAQQHNAWNQMGGNAWLYMQKPEKARDLGTSPFLHATSNDLQKRRRLISLKYKLKQAILTEQYEEAARIRDEIKKEETEVVTYE from the coding sequence ATGAAATGCCAACACTGCCATGAACATGAAGCTACTTTAAGCTTTGTCGTTAACTGGATGGGAATAGAACAAGAGGTGCACATCTGCGAATCGTGTGCCGAAAAATGGAGACAACAATACATGACTGCTGCTCAGCAGCATAATGCCTGGAACCAGATGGGTGGAAACGCCTGGCTGTATATGCAAAAGCCGGAAAAAGCAAGGGATTTGGGCACAAGCCCCTTCCTGCACGCCACAAGTAATGACCTTCAAAAAAGGCGCCGTCTTATCTCTCTTAAATACAAGCTGAAACAGGCCATACTTACAGAGCAATACGAAGAAGCCGCCCGGATCAGAGATGAGATAAAGAAAGAAGAAACGGAGGTGGTCACCTATGAGTAA
- the rpmG gene encoding 50S ribosomal protein L33 has product MRVNITLACTECKQRNYNMTKEKKNHPDRMETKKYCRFCKKHTMHKETK; this is encoded by the coding sequence GTGCGCGTAAATATCACATTGGCATGTACGGAATGTAAACAACGTAACTATAACATGACAAAAGAAAAAAAGAATCACCCTGACAGAATGGAAACTAAGAAATATTGCAGATTCTGCAAAAAACACACGATGCACAAAGAAACCAAGTAA
- a CDS encoding MarR family winged helix-turn-helix transcriptional regulator: protein MGSSLKDSFISASFRFKKVDACYPSACRIPLSEWVVMDKITNGCICTSSRLNVSEIQTCMHLSRPAISQILNSLEKKGYIIRDIDLNDRRKIYVTATPRGSEVLKRTRTSYEQVLQEVVTRFGEDEMFRLIESLNRLVDIYERIDQERSDFR from the coding sequence ATGGGGAGTTCCTTAAAGGATAGCTTCATAAGTGCGTCCTTTCGGTTTAAAAAAGTAGATGCCTGCTATCCCTCAGCTTGCCGCATCCCCTTAAGCGAATGGGTAGTTATGGATAAGATTACGAATGGATGCATCTGCACCAGCAGCAGGCTGAATGTATCCGAGATTCAGACCTGTATGCATCTGTCCAGGCCGGCTATCTCACAGATACTGAATTCACTGGAGAAAAAAGGATACATCATCCGTGATATAGATTTGAATGACCGGCGGAAAATCTACGTAACCGCAACCCCCAGGGGAAGCGAGGTTCTAAAAAGAACAAGAACTTCCTATGAACAGGTACTGCAGGAAGTCGTAACCCGATTTGGCGAAGATGAGATGTTTAGACTGATAGAATCTCTGAACCGTCTTGTAGATATATATGAACGGATCGATCAGGAAAGGAGTGATTTTAGATGA
- the secE gene encoding preprotein translocase subunit SecE, protein MAEAVKEKKVKKNWFKGLKSEFRKIVWTDKKALSKQTVAVVVISVIMCLLITLVDSAVLELVNLIIK, encoded by the coding sequence ATGGCAGAGGCAGTAAAGGAAAAAAAGGTTAAGAAAAACTGGTTTAAAGGATTGAAGTCCGAATTCAGGAAGATTGTCTGGACGGATAAGAAGGCACTTAGTAAACAGACTGTGGCTGTAGTGGTGATTTCTGTTATCATGTGCTTGCTGATTACGCTGGTGGACAGTGCTGTCTTGGAATTAGTAAACTTGATTATTAAGTAA